One Triticum dicoccoides isolate Atlit2015 ecotype Zavitan chromosome 5B, WEW_v2.0, whole genome shotgun sequence genomic window carries:
- the LOC119306362 gene encoding cell number regulator 2-like → MASLNNASWSSGLYGCYDDVGGCCLTFFCPCVVFGRIAEIVDMGATSCCASGTVYAALASVTGMGCLYSCGYRSRLREQYRLKETPCGDCCVHWFCEACALCQEYRELKTRGFDMALGWQANMEKMGKTTAPQTHAGMTR, encoded by the exons ATGGCCAGCCTCAACAACGCTTCCTGGTCCAGCGGCCTCTACGGCTGCTACGACGACGTCGGCGGCT GCTGCCTGACGTTCTTCTGCCCGTGCGTCGTCTTCGGGAGGATCGCCGAGATCGTCGACATGGGCGCCACAT CTTGCTGTGCGAGCGGGACGGTGTACGCTGCCCTGGCGTCGGTGACGGGGATGGGCTGCCTCTACTCCTGCGGCTACCGCTCCAGGCTGCGGGAGCAGTACCGGCTCAAGGAGACGCCGTGCGGCGACTGCTGCGTCCACTGGTTCTGCGAGGCCTGCGCCCTCTGCCAGGAGTATCGCGAGCTCAAGACCCGCGGCTTCGACATGGCCCTCG GATGGCAGGCCAACATGGAGAAGATGGGGAAGACCACGGCGCCGCAGACGCACGCGGGGATGACTCGCTAG